In Bos indicus x Bos taurus breed Angus x Brahman F1 hybrid chromosome 4, Bos_hybrid_MaternalHap_v2.0, whole genome shotgun sequence, the sequence TTGTATGTCATCTTTTGTAAGAATCCAAATAGAAGTCCTAAATGTAGAAGCAGAGCACATGAAGGGGGGCCCACAACCTAAAGATAGGTTTTCTTTCATGCTGGTCAGAATAAATGAGAATCATACCTTTTGGCAGTTGAGTTGTCAATAGAAATGGCACTTCAATTTAAAGAGTCATCTGACCTGTAGGTGAATACTTGGTTGCTGTATACACTAAGTGCATCTATCATGAGCAGAAATATTTGCATCAACCTATTGTTTGGAAACAAAAGATCCCAAGGTCACTTAGATGGATGAAGTTTCAAATATGGTTTAATACCCTGAGAGGGAAACTAGTTTTTCTTCTTCATGGTTTTATTATCTATTTCACATCTAGATTTTTTTGTTGCCTGACTTTTCATGTAAGCTGAGTCCAATTATTGAGACACTGTCCAATATGTGAAAACCTGAAATTCACCTTTGATGATATATGTTACCATGATTTCATTTGTAAATGCTcactttctttgtatttctcatCCCCTATAGGTAAGACTAGGGTATTCTTTTGTAGTGTAATTCCCTAAACCTGGAAGCTTTCCACAGTATAATCCCTACAACTTATTCTGTAGAGTCAGGAGACCTCATTTCTAGTGCCACTTCATAGTCTTCCTGTTTATGAACATAAGCAATCCatttaataattttacatttcaaattCCTCTCACAGAAAGGAAAATCCAAATACTATGAGAAAAAGACACTTTAAAGCTATGTCCAGAGATGTAATATACTCCTCCTATTTGTTCAAGAATATCAATATCTAATAATCATTTACATCTGGGCTTCTTTAATAACTGTTTCCCTGAAAAAAAGATGCAGAATGTATCCATAGGAATTCCAATCGTTAATTATTAATCATCTTCACTGTTCCCCtctgtttcatattttctctttctctctgccagTACTAAAGTTTAAAATTGAGAAACTCatacaacaaaaatataattaagcCTCCAACATCTGGAAAGCAGTATTATTTTACCACCTTCGCTATTTTACACAGGGTGAGAAGATTCCAACATTCATGGTTTATATTTTCAACTCAAAGTCTTTGACAAGTCACATCAGTTCTATTTCTACCTCTCCTGAAAAATCTCTGCTTACAACCATCTTCTCTTAGTACCTCTATTAACAAACATTCATTAGTACCAGAAAAAAATGGTCATGTGTTCTTCGGTTCAGGTTTACGTTGCTTTCTGAAGACTGCTCTTCTTCAAAAAAGTGATGGACCATAGGGATTAATTTTCTTGGTTTCTGGGCTAAGATCACCTGTGACTAGTTTAGTTTGTGAGGGAAATTGATGAGAAGAAGCTCACAGGTACCCCAGAATTGGCTCAGACACAAACCTAATGAGGTGTGACAGTGGCTGAATTAGAAATGTAGGCAGAGTGCCTTTGGGATCTGTAAGCATTAGAGCATTAATTGTTGCCTCCACTCCCAACCCTCAAGGGCAGGGCCTTGATGCCACACTTCTTCTCTCTGTGGAAGATGGTACTCCATCCTCCTCAGACTACAACAAACTACTGAAGCCTTAGGTCATTCTAAGAAGCTGGAGATGGCAGCTTTTTGAGGATAGGATAATCTTGTACAGCCCAATCATGATATTTAGCTCTCAatatatgccaaagaatgctcaaactaccgcacaattgcactcatctcacatgctagtaaagtaacgctcaaaattcttcaagccaggcttcagcaatacatgaaccatgaacttccagatgttcaagctggttttagaaaaggtagaggaaacagagatcaaattgccaacatctacaggatcatcaaaaaagcaatagagttccagaaaaacatctatttctgctttattgactatgccaaagcctttgactgtgtggatcacaataaactgtggaaaattctgaaagagatgggaataccagaccacctgacttgcctcttgagaaacctgtatgcaggtcagaaagcaacagttagaactggacgtggaacaatagattggttccaaataggaaaaggagtacatcaaggctataaattgtcaccctgcttatttaacttatatgcagactacatcataagaaacactgggctggatgaaacaaagctggaataaagattgccaggagaaatatcaataaccttagaggTTATACATAAAGGTATACGCATGGCATATACACCCTTATGGCTGacagcgaagaagaactaaagagcctcttgatgaaagtgaaagaggagagtgaaaaagttggcttaaagctcaacattcagaaaacgaagatcatggcatccggtcctatcacttaatggcagatagatggggaaacagtagaaatggtggctgactttattttggggggctccaaaatcactgcagatggtgactgcagccatgaaattaaaagacgcttactccctggaaatccctgaagatggtgattgcagcaatgaaattaaaagaagcttactccttggaaggaaagttatgaccaatctagacagcatattaaaaagcagagacattactttgccaaaaggtccatctagccaaggctatagtttttccagtggtcatgtatggatgtgagagttggaccgtgaagaaagctgagcgccgaagaattgatgcatttgaactgtggtgttggagaagactcttgagagtcccttggactgcaaggagatccaaccagtctatcctaaaggagatcagtcctgggtgttcattggaaggactgatgttgaagcttaaactccaatactttggccacctgatgcaaagagtggactcattggaaaagaccctgatgctgggaaagattgagggcaggaggagaaggggacaacagaggatgagatggttggatggcatcactgactcaatggacatgggtttgggtggactccaggagttggtgatggacagggaggcctggcgtgctgccgttcatggggttgtaaagagttggacacgactgagcgactgaactgaactgaactccttggaaggaaagttatgaccaacctagacagcatattaaaaagcagagacattactttgccaacaaaggtccatctagtcaaggctatggttttatcagtggtcatgtatggatgtgagagttggactataaagaaagctgagcgctgaagaactgatgcttttgaactgtagtgttggagaagactcttaagagtcccttggattgcatggagatcaaaccagtccatcctaaaggagatcagtcctgagtgttcattggaaggactgatgttgaagctgaaactccaatactttggccacctaatgcaaagagctgactcatttgtaaagatcctgatgctgggaaagattgaaggcaggaggagaaggggaaaacagaggatgagatggttggatggcatcactgactcaatggacatgagtttgagtaaactccgggagttggtgatggacagggaggcctggcatgctgcagtccatggggtctcaaagagtcggacaccactgagtgactgaactgaactgaactgaacacctttcCTCATGAACAATGACTAGACCTGCGTCCAAACTTGGGCAAAATTAAAAAAGCTATTCCCTTTGGCTCCACGTTGCCTTCATCTCTCCTTCTGAAAATAGAGTTGTGCTTCCCTCCCCTGAGATATGTGCCAAGAATCTAATGGACTCCTGTGAGCAATGCAAGGACAGAGGGACAGCCAAGTACATATTTTGCATTGGTTTTCAACTTTTAGAAACAGTAATGCTATGCAGAAAGATTTAAGACTCAAAATAAGGTCCCAGAAAGGGAGTGAAGAAAACCTTATGATTTATAGGggggaaagggggaaaggaaaaagGTCAATTGAAATCCTCCACACAGAAGTATGAACTTCTATACCTCTtcaaatctttaatttttatgaagagaTTCAATGTAATTTTGATAGAATACAGTCACATTAACATTCTCTAATATATTCTGTAGGCATTGCACATCTTTTAAgtgaattatttattcatttatctcccAGATAATATTCTTAGCATCATTAACACATTTACTCATTTACCCCTCTGTAACCATCTCAATACTCACTCACTTGCTCATGTGCTCATCCAACCATCTGTGCAACCCATCAGTCATCCACGTTATAACCCTTCTATAACCCTTgttgtcatttttgttgtttagttgctaagtcatgtctgacttttttgtgaccccatggactgtagcccgtccagctcccctatccttcaccatctcccagagtttgctcaaattcatctgtCCAAATTCATTCatgtgagtcagtgatgctacctagccatctcatcctctgttgcccccttctcctcctgtcttcggtctttcccagcatcagggtcttttccaatgagtcggctcttcacatcaggtggccagagcattggagcttctgcttcagaatcagttcttccaatgaatattcaggactgatttcctttaggactggctggcttgatctcctttaagtccaaaggactgtctcttgtcttttccagcatcacaatttctttattcttcagtgtgcagccttctttatagtccaactctcatatccctatatgactactggaaaaatagctttgactatatgtacctttgttggcaaagtgatggctctgctttttaatacgttgtctaggtttgtcatccctttccttccaaggagcaattgtcttttaatttcatggcttcagtcaccatcctcagtgtttttggagccaaagaaaagaaaatatgtcgcTGCTTCTacctttttccccatctatttgctatgaagtgatgtaacaggatgctatgatcttagtttttctaatgTTGGGTTTCagtccagctttttcactctcctctttcaccctcatcaagaggctctttagtttctcttcattttctgcttttagAGCAGTAtatacccactccaatgttctcgcctggagaatcccagggatgggggagcctggtggactgccgtctatggggtcacacagagtcagacacgattgaagtgacttaccagcagcagcagcagagcagtatatgcatatctgagtttgttgaaatttctctcagcaatcttgattccagcttgtgattcatccagccatttcacatgatgtactctgcataaaacataaataagagGATGACTATATATgcccttgtcatactcctttcccaattttaaaacagtcagttgttccatggctggttttaactgttgcttcttgacctgcatacaggtttctcaggaggcaggtaaggtgatctggtattcccatctctttagaattttctacagtttgttaggatccacacagtcaaaggctttcatggagtcaatgaagcagatgtttttctggaattccttggcTTTgtttatgatccagcaaatgttggcagtttgatctccggttcctctgccttttctaaatccagcttgtgcatgTGCAAGATCTCTGCATATCTTAACTTCAGAGTCCCCTAATGTCCCAGTAGTATCACTGGAAGAGCCCCTAATGTCCCAGTAGTATCACTGGAACAGCCCCTTCACTGGTCTCCTTGTCTCTAatcttttcttcctctgactCATTTGCCACAGTGATAATTCAAAAACGTAAATTTTATCAACCCAAGCTCCCACTTCAAAATCTTTACTAGCTTCCTGTTGCTTTCAGGATAAACTTCAAAATAGTTTAGCATTTCATGGCCTCTAAGACCTGACTTCTCCCTGCTTCACCCTCACTATTTTTTCGGTCTGCTCTGCCCTGAAAGCCAGGCTCCAGGATAGTTTTGAACACTCATGATATCTTCCAGCTCAGCACTTTTTACAAGTTGCCCCTTTGCTCAGGTTGATCATTATTTAGATAACTTGTTCTCACTTTTCTGGTCTCCATCCAGACGTTTTCTGATCCCGTCATATAGAAGATTTCTATAATCACCCCTGAAGCCTTATTCTTTCCGTGACACTCAGTGCATTTTATCTGTTTCATTATCTGCCATCCCAACTCTGTGGCCATATCCCTGTCAGGATTGTTCCGTATTAACTGTTGTCTCTCAAGAACCATTCATGCTACTAACACAGAGTAGACTCTCCACTGATATTTCTGAATTAACAACAAGCCTGGTAACAATGACTACTTTTAGGAATGCCTGATTATATTCCAAAATGtgtgtttccctgctggctcagacagtaaagaatatgcctgcaatgtaggaaagcagggttcaacccctgggtcaggaagatctcctggagaaggaattagctacccaatccagtgttcttgcctggagaattccatggacataggggtctggtgggctatacttcatggggttgtaaagagtcagatgaaattaaaagacacttgctccttggaagtaaaactatgacaaacctaggcagcatattaaaaagcagagacatcactttgctgacaaaggaccatatagtcaaatctatggctCTTCCAGtaatcaggtatggatgtgacagttgaaccacaaagaaggctgagcactgaagaactgatgcttccgaactgtggtgctagagaagacttttgaaaatcccttggacagcaaggagatcaaactagtcaatcctaaaggaaattaaccctgaatattcattgcaaggactgatgctgaagctgaagctccaacagttTGACTACCTGAtaccaagagccaactcattggaaaggaccctgatactgggaaagactgagggcaggaggagaagggggcacacaggatgagatggttggatggcatcactgactcaatgggcatgagtttgagcaaactcagggagatagtaaagacagggaagcctggtgtgcttcagaacatggagtcacagagagttggacatgacttagtgactgaacaacattgcAAATTTTAGCATTGATAGTTTTAGGTAAACTTAATACATCAAATGGATTTTGGATTATATGAAACTTCAGTTTGTTTAAACACAGAGACTGTGGGACAACGTGTTCACAAATGGGAAAACTGCCCCTCAACTgatatgaagaaaagacaatggaAGAAAGGACTTTGAGATGTCTTCAAGGGGGTGAGGCCATGAGCTTCCATCATAATCTTTCTccccatttccttttcattatccAATGTACAATTActtcttctgcctctttctccttATTTAGGCTGTCTCTCAGAAGTGAGGTCTATTCCAGACTATTCTAACCTCTGCAAATTTACAAAGAACAACTAGGGCCTACAGTGTGTGAGGAGGAGGGATGGGAGAAGGGGTTTATAAGGAGACTGGAGGCTGACATGGGCACAGCTGACTCAACTATCTTGATTCCCAAAATACATATTAACGTTGTCTTATCTTTTACTGCCTTTGCCTCAGGAATCTGTCCTTCCTTAGGTTAACTACAtcttttgttttatgtatatgatttcatatattatatacttatttgtttctaaaatcgcaaaaaaagaaattatagatgTTTCAGAAGTTGGATTGGTTAAACTTTTAAATGGTACCCTGTATATATGCAGTAAAATTTCTCTCAAACTGCACAGTATCAAAAAAAAGAGCTTGAAACATAGCTTTCCATGAACAGTAATAGCTTGGCATAGAAACACCTTCATTTATATCAGTGTAAAACAAGACCTTTAATTGATCCTCCCACTGAGTACCTCCAGCACTCAAAGGCTTTATGTCCGTACGTCATAAGTCCAGCACTAAACATTTTAACCAGTCTTTAAAGCAATACTCACCTAAGAACAATGACTCCCACAATTATTGgcacatacattattttaaataagtctAAAATGTGAAAATGGTTTTGTTTCCAATGGAAACAAAATAACCTTGTACAGTGTAAGAACCACTGGTCCAAAGTAAGATTTATGAATAGACTCATGATTACAAGCAATATGACCAATCAAGATagcaaatgacattttaaaaaatattatcagtTCACATGAATGGAGACCAAGCCAGTAGTAGAAGTTCTATTACCGTAGTGCTTAATTTCTCTGAACATCCTGCTGTGACATAAAATGTTCCTGCATTAAATGCCTTAACCTAACTCCTCAGCTGCCTACCCAGCATAATCAGCACACATTTTGTCATCACATTCCTGGTTGCCAGGGTAATGCTTCATAGCAGAGTTAGTGGGAGAACACACAGGCAAAGCTCTCTTCTCCAATGATGCTCATTATTCATTAAGCTGCTAGTTTCGATGTTAATCCAGATAATTGTCCTAGAAGCTTCTGCCAGGCCCCCTTCACCTCCTTATTCCTTAGACTGTAAATCAtggggttcagcatgggtgtcAAAATGGCGTAGAAGAGAGAGATCAGCTTCTCCTGAAGCACAGAAGGGCTGGGATTGGGCTGAATGTAAATGAAAATGGCCATACCATAGCACAGGACAACCACTGTGAGGTGAGAGGCACAGGtgtggaaggctttctttctcccctctgtGGACTGGATCTTCAGGATGGTGGAGATGATCCTGATGTAGGACAGGAGGACCAGGCAGAAAGGTGTCATCAGCAAGACAATGCTAGAAACCATGATGGCCACCTCATTGGAGGAGGTGTCCACACAGGCCAGCCTgaccacagctaagagttcacaggaTATGTGATCAATATACTTGTTCATGCACATAGGCAACTGGAAGGTGATGGTGGTCTGCACGAGAGAGTTGACAGAGCCACTGACCCAGGATGTGATGGCCAGCCTAGCACAGAGCCCTCTGTGCATGATGACCGAGTATCTCAGGGGGTCGCACAcagccacatagcggtcataggccatcatgGCCAAGAGAACAAACTCAATCCCACCCAGGCCCAGGGAGAAGAATAACTGGGCTGCACAGCTCACATAGGGGATCCCTTTATGTTCTGCAAGAAAATGCACCAGCATCTGAGGAACGATGCTTGTGGCATAGGAGACATCAACAAAGGAGAGGTTGGtgagaaagaaatacatgggAGTGTGGAGTCGGCTGTCCAGTCTGATCAGAAGAACAATGAGGATGTTCCCCAGCAGGGTCAGCAGGTAAGTGACTGAGAACAGGACAAAGAGAGTGACCTGAGTGGCCCAGTCACTGGACAGGCCAAGGAGAATGAATCCTCTCACCCAAGTCTGGTTATCTGCTCCcatgaaaaaaatgtaaggaTTAGTCTGCAGAGAGAGTCAGAAATAACAGAGTCTATTGAATTACAGAACCCTAAAAATCACTTCTATCAATATATACTGTATGAATTTGGGCACTCCTAGTCAGATGTTTCGGATTGCCCATGGGCCAAGATGACAGGCTGCCTCCTGATGTACGTGGTACGCATTCTGCAGCAGAGAACAGGCCAGTACCTTCATAGGACTTAATGTGGTCCTTGAGAGACCCAGTTAAAGCCTGAAGATGGTGTAGTACGATTTTAGGAgctccacatctttgccagctTACCTCAGATTCTAGGACATGGGAAGGACAGTAGGTGACAATAAGTGAATCTTTAAACAGTGAAGAAAGGCTGGTGGGAAAGTTACAAAACTTACCTTAAATATGTCACCGAGGCCCATCATGGTATAATGATGGATTTATACATTTCTATTATAAAAGGAAATGTTGAAAAGAAGCAGGTGCTTGTGAAAATATCTGAAATCAGAGAATCTAGGTTTGACACCTGATTTTATTTATCAACTCTGTGATTTTTTGGTTCAGTGGCAAATTTTGTTTATGAGACTCACCAGGACATTTAAGCTCAAATGTAGGTAACTTACAGAGAAAGTACTTTGTAAACCGCTACTTGTAGTAGTACTACAGTAGCGTGAGTATTAGTTGTGGCACGATCTCTGCCTTGGGGTAAATAAAGTAGCAAGTATGATTTTCTCATGAACCCACCAGCCCTCCCCCACCAACAATTCAGACACAGATAATACTAGAGGCAATTTTTAATAGCACTGAGGGCTTAGGAACAGTGTGTCCCTTTGAGAACCTGGGGACCATTTGTCTGACAGGCTTGTCTGTTTAGCCTCAGTGGGATACAATGGGATAGATGATTGTAATTGTatcttgttcttttcatttttctcctttcaacTTGTAGCTGGTAAAGATCTACTGTTTTATATCAGCTCAAAATTAAGGAGATGAGAATATGGATGGTTGACTTTTTATttacaagagagaaagggaagcaaaTGCCCAGCAACCTTTCTGTATTGTCAAAGGCAGAGAAGCAGGTATGAATTCGTGTAAACGTACAGAGGAATGAGGTTgactttttgctttctttcatccaGAAAGTGCTTTTTTCAGTAGAATTATATGCTATAATATCAATTTTGAATATTAATAAGAaggcatttacatttttaagaatattttttatagGACTGATTCACTTGTATTATTTCTCCACACCTGCCCAATTCactaactttccttttctttcagtgcacaaaataaagcaggagatAAGGCATTAAGAGGGCTTGAGGGCAGAAACAGAGCTGCTTGTGTTATCGGCAAACCCTTAGGGGTTGGGGCAGGGTCTCTGAGCAGAAAACTGAACACTGTCTGAGCTTCAACTCTCTTACCTGTGTGAAAATTCATAAAGGAAAACCCTAACTAAGGAAGTTCAGATAGGAAGTCTCAAGCAGACCAGCAACATAAATTAGAGGATGAATCATCAATTACTAGGGCCCAGAGAAGAATTACCAATAGGAAAGAATCATCAATTGCGAACCTCAACAGgaaaagatatacaaaatatacacatTGCATCTCCTTTTAGAAACCGACTACCCCAGCAACTCAGCCAGGGAGATACTGTCATCGCCCTGAATTCTCAAGTCTCTCCAAAAGACTTTGGTTCAAAACAATTCTTCCCAACACCCTCCTTTTTCTCTATAAGCTTCCTCTCCTTTGTTTGTGGTACGTAACAATGGCTTTTGCTACAGCATGCCCTGAATTCCAACTCCTCTTGCTCTTCCCAAATAAACCCATTTTGCTGGTAAAATAACTGCTTTGAGACTGAAAAGCTGTTAAAGGACAAAACAAAGCAAGTAGGTTTAGAAATGGCCATATGTTTCACGATTCAGATTTATACATTTTCCAGAATGTCTACACACCTGCTATCCTCTACTGCTCTGTCAAGACACTTTCCACACCATCCCTTGCTTTGCTTCTCTTCATCATGGTCAGGCTGAAAAGAAACATCTACTTGCCTCAAAAAAGGCTGTCAAATATAATTCTGAAACtgcaagaaaatatttaacttaaaaaaaattgtgaactGTTGTTGACTATATAGCAGACCTTCAGCAGAAagtagacatttctttttttattttatttttaatataaatttatttattttaattggaggttaattacctCTTTTTCTACTAATTTGGCAAATTTCTATAAAGTCTCATCTTGGCTAGATGCTGGTGTTTCAAGATGAGTATTACACTTATCTGTGTTCAAGACCTAAGCCATCTGTAGAGGAAATGACACAAAACACGTCATCCTCACATCATTTTCCCCTCTGCGGTCTGTGCAAGCCACCTGGAGAACAGGCCAGCCAGTAACTCCCTGTGTTCCTCTAACTCATCCAGCACATCTCTCTACTATAGCTTGTGTCTCCTTACAAACACAAATGAGGGACTGGGTCGCCTCTCAGCACAGGTGTGAGCTTCAGAGTCTAATAGTTTCTGTTTTGAATTCATTCTCTTCCACTTCCTGAAGCAAGCAACTTGCCCTCTCTGAGTCTCATAATTCTCATCTATACAGCGTGGGTAATATTGGCCTACCGAAAGGATCACTGGTGAAGTTAAGGAGCTGAAGATCCAGCattgctatcagatcagatcagtcactcagtcgtgtccaactctttgcgaccccatgaatcgcagcatgccaggcctccctgtccatcaccaactcccggagttcactcagactcacgtccattgagtcggtgatgccatccagccatctcatcctctatcgtccccttctcctcccacccccaatccctcccagcatcagagtcttttccaatgagtcaactcttcacatgaggtggccaaagtactggagtttcagctttagcatcattccttccaaagaactcccagggctgatctccttcagaatggactggttggatttccttgcagtccaagggactctcaagagtcttccccaacagcacagttcaaaagcatcaattcttcagtgctcagccttcttcacagtccaactctcacatccatacatgaccacaggaaaaaccatagccttgactagatgaacctttgttggcaaagtaatgtctctgctattgaatatgctatctaggttggtcaaaactttccttccaaggagtaagcatcttttaatttcatggctgcagtcaccatctgtagtcattttggagcccagaaaaataaagtctgacactgtttccactgtttccccatctatttcccatgaagtggtgggaccggatgccatgatcttaattttctgaatgttgagctttaggacAAATACCCACTACTTGTTTATGATAATTGATAGAAGCTTTGATTCCAGGCTTTCTCTCTCACATGATCTTATTCTGTCATTCAGCCTCTCTTTTGATCATTCTGGGGTCTTTCCTACTTCTGATAAGCTCCTTTTCAActtcattataaaaaataaacaaacctttCAACATGGAGAGAGGAATCTTcactattttccattttaattctttctttcacatCCAGCTTTCACACCGAGTTCTCAAATGATTGGTGTCCACTTGCCGGGTTCATTTCCTCAAAACATTCATTCTTTAACACATGGAAATAGAGTTTTCACCTTAATTAATTCATGGAAACACTCATGGCCTTCTAGGCATCAAACCCAgagactttcatttctttttcattgctaaCTTTGAAGAACGTTAACtaattcctctttctgacttttaaCTCTTTCGCTTCTGATCTGATTTTCCTCCAATCTGTTATTTCTCATCTGCACACTTGGGTAAATCTCCTAAATTCTCCTACCCCAGTACTCTAAGAATGTTTCAAGTTTCTTGCTTTCAATTTATACTCTTCTTTCTAGTTTtcct encodes:
- the LOC113891797 gene encoding olfactory receptor-like protein OLF3 — protein: MGADNQTWVRGFILLGLSSDWATQVTLFVLFSVTYLLTLLGNILIVLLIRLDSRLHTPMYFFLTNLSFVDVSYATSIVPQMLVHFLAEHKGIPYVSCAAQLFFSLGLGGIEFVLLAMMAYDRYVAVCDPLRYSVIMHRGLCARLAITSWVSGSVNSLVQTTITFQLPMCMNKYIDHISCELLAVVRLACVDTSSNEVAIMVSSIVLLMTPFCLVLLSYIRIISTILKIQSTEGRKKAFHTCASHLTVVVLCYGMAIFIYIQPNPSPSVLQEKLISLFYAILTPMLNPMIYSLRNKEVKGAWQKLLGQLSGLTSKLAA